A window of Bacillus sp. DX3.1 genomic DNA:
TGGAGCAGAAGAAGTTATTACTTCTATTAAAATTCACTATCGTCCAAGTACTGGTGTATCAATTGATGAAAAAGTTTGGAAGTACCGTGATGAATATGCAAAACCAGAAGCGATCTAACATAACAATTACAACGATTTGGATTATCCTTCTCATTGCTATATGGGAAGGATCTGTTTCATTATTTAAAATTGAACCATGGATTTTACCAAAGCCTTCTGCAATTGTACAAGAGCTTATTGCGATGAAAGATTTATTATTACCAAATACGGTGCAAACACTGCAAGAAGTCGTAATAGGATTGTTTTTTGCGATTCTACTTGGAACGAGTATTGCAATTATTATGGATGTTATTCCGCTGTTTCGCATTTTAATTAATCCGTTACTCGTTATTTCGCAAACGATTCCGATTGTTGTGCTTGCACCTTTGTTTATTATTTGGTTCGGATATGGAATGCTGCCAAAGGTGATGGTCGTTATTCTTGTCTGTTTCTTTCCGATTGCTCTTAGTATTTTAGAAGGCTTTCAAACAGTTGATAAAAACATGCTCAAGCTATTACAGACAATGCGTGCGACAAAATGGCAAGTGTATCAAAAGGTGAAATTTCCAGCGGTGCTCCCATACTTTTTCTCTGGGCTAAAAATTGCCGTTACATATAGCGTGATGGGAGCAATTATTGGAGAATGGCTTGGGGCGAGTGAAGGGTTAGGCGTTATGCTGACACGTGCAACGAAATCCTTTTTAACAGCTCGTGTATTTGGCATTGCAACCATTATCGTAATGGTGACATTGCTCTTGTATTCTATCGTAGAATTTATGGCAAGACTAACAGCACCATGGATATACAGAAGGGACGATAAAAAATGAAAAAAGGCTTAAAAGTCATGCTCGCAGCTTTATTAGCAGTTGGCGTGGTGGGTTGTTCTACAGCGAAGAAAGAAGAGAGTGCAGATAAAGAGAAGAAAGTAAAAGTTGTCTTGGATTGGTTTCCAAATACAAACCATACTGGTTTATATGTAGCGAAGACGAAAGATTATTATAAAAAACAAGGTTTAGATGTGGAAATCATTCAGCCAGGAGATAACGTGTCTGCGGAACAAATGATTGCATCAGGAAAAGCAGATTTCGGTGTGAGCTATCAAGAAAACGTAACATCTGCTCGCGTTGAAGGGATTCCAGTTGTTTCAATTGGAGCAATTATTCAGCATAATACATCTGCTTTCGCTTCACTTAAAAAAGATAATATTACCTCTCCAAAAGATTTCGAAGGTAAACGTTACGGCGGTTGGGGTGCACCAGCGGAAGAAGCAACGTTAAAAACAATTATGAATAAACATAATGCTGATTTTAATAAAGTAGAGAAGATCGTTCTTGGACAAACCGATTTCTTTAAATCAATCGGGCGCGATGCAGACTTTGAATGGATTTATTATGGCTGGGACGGCATTGAAGCAAAACGCCAAGGAAAAGAATTAAATACAGTGATGGTAAAAGATTTAGATCCAGCACTGGATTTTTATAGTCCTGTAATTATTACGAGTGAAAAACATACAAAACAAGATAAAGATTTTGTGAAAAAATTCATGACTGCAACAGCAGAAGGGTATAACTTTGCAATTAAAGAGCCGAAAGAATCAGCTGACATTTTAATTAAAAATGTACCAGATATTAATAAAGAGTTAGTACAAGAGAGTCAAAAATGGTTAAGTACGAAGTATCAAGACGATGCGAAAGCATGGGGAGTACAGAAGGAAGAGGTTTGGACGAACTACATGAATTTCTTACATGATAATAAAGTTATTAAAAAGAAAATTGATGTAAACGCGGCCTTTACAAATGAATTCCTTCCAAGTGAAAAATGAGTGGATTACAAATAAAAGACGTTGTAAAAGCATTTGATGGGAAAAATGTGCTAGAAAAGATTAGTGCTTCCATACAAGAAGGAGAATTTGTCTCATTTGTCGGACCGAGTGGCTGCGGAAAAAGTACGCTATTAAATATGATTGCCAGTATTGAAGAGATGACTAGCGGTGAAGTGGTTTATAACGATGTGCCTGTTAAAAAGCAGGATATCGTAAGCTATATGCCGCAGCAAGATCTTCTCTTGCCGTGGCGCTCTGCCTTGCAAAATATTGTTCTTCCCCTAGAGATTGATGGAAAGGCAAAGAAAGAGCGGTTCGCAGAAGGAATGGAAGCATTGAAGCAGTTCGGTCTTTCTGAATATGCGAACCATTATCCAGATGCGCTATCAGGTGGCATGCGTCAGCGTATTAGTTTCTTGCGTACCTACTTATGTGAAAAGCCTATTATGCTGCTTGATGAACCGTTTGGTAAGCTAGATGCATTTACAAAAATGGAGGTGCATCGCTGGCTGCTAGATTCATGGCATCAAGAAAAACAAACGATCATTATGGTAACGCATGACTTAGATGAAGCGATTTTATTATCTGATCGCGTGTTTATTATGTCGCAACGACCAGCAACACTTGTAGGTGAAGTAAACGTAAACTTACCTCGTCCTCGTACGATGGATATGTTAACATCTCTTGAACTAAAAGAAGATAAAGCTGAAATTTTAGGGATATTAGCTCCTTATATGCGGAAGTAATGAAAGCCACTTAACAGTTTTTTGTATAATGACTGCTAAGTGGCTTTTTTCGTTTGGAAGAAATTTTTAAAGAAAAAGATTGAATGAAAGAGGAACAAAACAATTCATGACGAATAAAATATAAGAGCATGGAGCATGCTTATTATGAAACAATAATGATTTTTAAAGGAGTGAAAGGATAAGATGACTTTATCAACTGTTCTTCAAATGGTTTTAGCTTGATGCGGGAGAAGTCTGCCCATTTTTTAAGTTTAAGCCAAATTGAAGACAGCAGATAAAGAGCCTTAATCCTTTTTTACGATAATAAATTGTAATGGGTAAGGTGTGTTCGCCTTACCCATTTTTATGTATAAAATTAAATAACATCTTTATTTTTGCTGTTCTCTCTATTTGGCTTTTTATTTGAAGTAAAAAGGAGAGAATGAAATGAGTGTATTAACAGTAGAAAATCTTACGCATACGTACGGCGATAAAACCATTTTTTATAATGCTTGTTTTCGGTTATTAAAAGGGGAACATATTGGGCTTGTCGGAAGTAATGGAGCAGGGAAATCAACATTGCTTCGCCTTTTAACAGGAGAAATTTTACCGGATGCGGGGAAAATTGAATGGTTCCCACATGTGAAAATTGGCTTTTTACAGCAGCACATTGATTTACAAGCAGGAACAACCATTGAGGAATATTTACGAAGTGCATTTTCCCATTTATATACTGTTGAACGTGAAATGATGGTAATTGCCGAAAAGATGTCAGAAGCAACCGAATTAGAGAAGTTGTTAGTACAATATGGAGAATTACAAAGTGTACTAGAGAGCTCAGATTTTTATCAAGTTCATACAAAGATAGAAGAAGTAGCAGCTGGATTAGGATTACTCGATCTAGGGATGAACAAAGATGTTACGAAGCTAAGTGGTGGGCAACGTACAAAATTATTGTTAGGTAAACTACTCTTAGAGCAGCCACAAGTTTTACTATTAGATGAACCAACAAACTATTTAGATACAGTTCATATAGAGTGGTTAACATCTTATTTACGAGCGTATGAACATGCTTATATTGTTGTTTCACATGATGAGGTATTTTTAAATAAAATTACGAATGTAATTTATCATTTAGAGGGACAAAGGATAGACCGGTATATAGGAAATTATGAAGTATTTTTACAAAGCTATCAACAACGCAAACAACAATTACAAGCAGCGTACGAAAGACAACGAGAGGAAATTGGAAAATTAGAGGTCTTTATTCAAAAAAATAAAAATCGTAATGCAAAGCAAGCGAAAAGTCGTGAGAAAGTGTTAGACAAAATAAAAAGGATAGGAAAGCCTAACACAGTACCACAGCTGCGCTTTCAGTTCCAAGTTCATACTGATCCGGTGAGCCGTATATTACAAGCAAGCCAAATACAAATTGGTTATACAGAACCGTTATTTCCACCGTTTGATTTACAAATAAAGCGAGGCGAAAAGATTGCGATTGTTGGTCATAATGGAATTGGAAAAACAACGATGTTAAAAACGTTACTTGGGTATGTAAAGCCGTTAGGCGGAGCAGTATGTGCCGGAGAACGAGTAAAGCCTGCTTATTTTGCACAAGAAGAACTTGCTGTAGAATTAACGCCATTGGAACAAGTATGGTCGGATCGTCCTGATATGACACAAAAAGAAATCCGCCAATCTTTAGCAAGATGTGGCTTAAAAGAAGATCATATTCGCCAGCCGCTTTGTTTCTTAAGTGGTGGTGAACAGACAAAAGTACGTTTATGTGAGCTTATGCTAACAGAAAGTAATGTTTTGATTTTAGATGAGCCAACGAATCATCTAGACATACATGCAAAAGAGGCGTTACAAGAAGCGTTGAAGCAATATAAAGGAACCGTTTTACTTGTGTCACATGAACCTTCTTTTTATGAGTCATGGGTGACGCGTGTTTGGGATATGGAGAGTCGGAGTTTCATGTAGTTTGGTAAATTGAAGGGTGTTCGTAATAATAGCTAATGCCTTTTAGGTGGGGGATCAACTGCCCGTAAAACCTCCACTGATTAAAGTTTCACTTTATTTTAAAATAACATTTTTTGAAAAGAAAATATTTTTAGAAAAATATGATTGACAAAATTTTTTGTAAGATTTACTATTAGTACCATAGTTTTTTTAAAATTTTATAAAAATACTCTTATCCAGAGTGGCGGAGGGACTGGCCCGATGATGCCCGGCAACCCAGCTCATGAATTTTATTATGAGCTAGGGTGCTAATTCCTGCAAAACGATTTTCGTTTTGGAAGATAAGAGAGGAGCCTATTTTGTTTATTCGACACCTCTCTTATTAGAGAGGTGTTTTTTGTTTAGAAAAGAGAGAGATTGAGGGGGAATTGTATATGAAGAAGCTATTATTAAGTATTGTAAGTGGAGCCGTATTGCTATTAGGGGCATGTAGTGCCGATGCTGGGAAGGAAGCAAAAGCGCTAGATGAGAAGAAAATTACAGTCGGCGTAACGGGTGGACCGCATGAACAAATTTTTGAGAAGGTAAAAGAAGTAGCGGCGAAAGATGGTTTGCAATTGGAATTAAAGGTGTTCAACGATTATGTAATGCCGAATGTATCGTTAGATGAAAAAGACATTGATGTGAATAGTTTTCAAACGAAGACCTATTTCGATGCATTTAAAGAAGAACGTAAGATGGAGTTAACAGCGGTGTTTTCGACCGTAACATTTCCAATGGGCGTATATTCCAAACAAATTAAAGATGTAAAGGATTTAAAAGACGGAGATGCAATTGCGGTACCAAATGATCCAACAAATGAATTACGTGCATTGAAATTGTTTGAAAAAGCGGGCGTCTTAAAAGTTGATCCAAAAGCAACAGAGAAAGCAACTGCAAAAGATGTGATTGAAAATCCGAAGAACTTAAAAATTATTGAATTAGAAGCATCGCAGTTACCAACGCAGTTAAATGAGGTAAAAGCAGCTGCCATTAATACGAACTTTGCACTAGGAGCAAAACTGCATCCAGCAAAAGATTCTATTTTTCGAGAAGGAAAAGATTCACCATATGTGAACTGGGTTGTTGTTCGTACAGAAAATAAAGATGATGCAGCTGTGAAAAAATTAAAGAAAGCTTATCAATCTAAAGAAGTGAAAGAGTTTATTGAGAAAAAATTCGATGGTTCTGTATTGCCGTCTTGGTAGGAGCTGACTACGATGATTGAATTGAAAAATGTATCCAAAATATTTACAACAAAAAAAGGAGACGTGGAAGCTCTTAAACCAACTTCATTCAGAGTGAAAAAAGGAGAAGTATTTGGGATCATCGGGTATAGCGGTGCTGGGAAGAGTACATTAATCCGCTGTGTGAATGTATTAGAAAAACCGACGACAGGTCATGTAATTGTAAATGGAAATGATTTAACAGCTTTATCTACAAAAGAGTTAGCAAAGGCAAGACAAAAAATCGGGATGATTTTTCAAGGGTTTAACTTATTAAAGACAGTAAATGTGTATGAAAATATTGCTTTGCCTTTACGACTTACGGGAATTTCGAAAACGGAAATTGAAAATAGAGTAGAAAAATATTTACGCATGGTCGGTCTTTTTGACCGAAAAGATGCCTATCCAAATGAACTTTCTGGTGGACAGAAACAACGTGTTGCGATCGCACGTGCATTATCACATGAACCAGAAGTGTTGTTAAGTGATGAGGCGACAAGTGCGCTAGACCCTGAGACAACAGAGTCTATTTTAGATTTATTATTAGAGATCAATGAAAAAATAGGTATTACTATTTTACTGATTACACATGAAATGAATGTGATTCAGCGTATATGTGATCGCGTTGCGGTGATGGAGCATGGGGCTGTTGTAGAGAGTGGTACAGTAAAGGAAGTCTTTACAAATCCGCAACATGCAACGACGGAAAAATTTGTGAACAGTGCTTTTGCAGCCAAAATTCCAGCGGCATTACAATCGGAGCTAAAGGATACGGGTGAAATTGTGACACTCTCCTTCATCGGGAACTCTTCTGGTGAACCGGCACTTGCAGTAGCAACAAAACGATTCCAAGTGTATCCCAATATTTTATCTGGTAATATTACGCAGCTAAAACATGAAGCATATGGAAAGTTAATTGTTCATATGCAGGGGGAAAAAAGTGAAGTGCACCGAGCATTAGTGTTTTTACAGGAACAAGGAATCATCGTAGAAGGAGGCAGAGAAGAACATGGAAAGCAAATCCTTTTTGGCTGAATGGGGCAAAATTATTTGGGAGGCAACCATTCAAACATTCCAAATGACATCCATCTCACTGCTCATATCTATCATTATCGCCTTACCGCTTGGCGTAACACTTGTCTTAACAAGACCAGGTGGCCAGCACGAGAATAAACTTGTATATCCTATTTTAAATACGGTTATTAATATTATTCGATCTGTTCCATTTATTATTCTATTATTCTTTATTTTGCCGTTTACAAAGCTAATCATGGGAACATCGATTGGAGTAAAAGGTGTAATTGTACCACTTGTTGTATTTACTGCCCCTTATATCGCACGCTTAATGGAAACAGCATTATTAGAAGTTGATCGCGGTGTGATTGAAGCATATCAAGCAATGGGAATTTCCACAGTGAAAATTATTTGGCACGTAATGGTTAGAGAGGCCCGTCCATCTCTTGTGCTAGGCTTGACAATTGCGACAATCGGGCTAATTGGTGCAACGGCTATGGCTGGACTAGTAGGAGCTGGTGGACTTGGAGATTTAGCTTATCGTTTTGGGCATTTACGATATGAACCAGAAGTAATGTATGCAACAGTTTTTATTTTAATTATTCTTGTTCAAGGTTTGCAATCCTTTGGTAACGGGATTGCTAGGAAATTAAAGAAAGATTAATAGAAATGCGGTGTCTCTATCATAAGAGACACCGCATTTTTTAGTTCCCAGATATATATAAATACAAATTAAAAAACCGACATAAAACCCTTCTTTTTAGGTGGGAGAGAGCATCCAGCCATGTATAGAAGCGGTCAGATCCTTTTCCTGCACCACTAATTATAACTGTTTCCACAGCAGGAATTTCGTCATTCCGTCCAGCATTTGTAACCACATTTTGAGAAAAATTGTGGCACTGATTTCATTTCATAGCATGGTAGCATTTTAAATTTTCATGTAAAATAATAGTAAAAATAGGTAAGGGAGGGAATAACATGGATATTTTCTTGAGCTTTGCTGAGGAACGGATTCGTCAGGCAATAAATAATGGTGACTTTGATGATCTTCCTGGAAAAGGAAAACCCCCACTGATTAAAGTTGCACTTTATAAAAACTGAAAACTGTGGTGTTTGTGATGTCATGCTAGAGAAGGTAAGTCGTTTTCTAAAACAGTATCAGAATGTGGTAAATATTGTTCTTTCATTGCAGGACATGAAAGAAATTTCAGCGAAGTATTTAGTATTTACAGCACCAACGGTCTTATTATTTTATGAGGGCAAAGAGATATTACGTGAATCACGATTCATTTCGTTAGAGAAGATAGATCGAAAGCTACAACTATTTCAATAGTGGAAGGAGACGTTTTACATGGGAATTGCAATAGGTGCATTGTTCATTTTTATTGTAATCGGAATGATTGCAAAAGAAGTCAGATCTAGTAAGCGTAAGAAAAAATTATATAAATCAGATACTGGCGATAGCTCGGCTACGACTTCTACACCGTTTTTCTTTGCGGGATCTGATAGTTCAAATGACTGCGGTAGCTCTTTTGGTGGAGACAGCAGTTCTTCTGGCGGCGATGGAGGTAGCTGCGGCGGTGGCGGAGATTAATGTGTGATACGCCCTTTCAGGGTGTACTTCTTTTTTAAACAAACGTTTGATTAGTAGACTTCAACCCGCATGGAATAAGCTAAACAAACATTTGTTTAATTGATCCCGCATTAATGGGCAGTAAAACCTACACTGATTAAAGTTTCACTTGATATAGCAGCCGTAAAGGTATTTTTTTATTTAGACTATATTACAAAATAAAGAAAAAACAATGTTATAAAGGGAATAGAAATGAAAAAGACACCAAAAGTAAAAAACAAAGGGGAAATCGCGTTATTTTTAATAGCAGCAGGAGCGGTAGTTATCGTTAAATTCGCATTCAAAGTGGGCATCATTCATACGATCCGCATGTGGTTTGAAAATATATTTTAATAAGTAGGAATAAGGCCTCTTGTAATAGAGGTTCTTTATTTGTTAATATTAGACTGAATGGTCGGTTTAGTGAGGTGTGCAAATGAGAAAAAGTGCAGAAGAAATAAAAAAAGAAATTGCTTATCAAGCAGAAGTGTTATTTTCACAAAAAGGCTATGCTGCAACATCTATGGAAGATATTTGTGAAATTACAGAGCGTAGTAAGGGCAGTATTTATTATCACTTTAAAAGTAAGGAAGAATTGTTCCTATTCGTGGTAAAACAGCATACGTATGATTGGCTTGAAAAGTGGACAGAAAAAGAAAAGCAATATCGCACGAGTACCGAAAAATTATATGGTCTTGCTGAGTATCATGTAGAAGATACGCAACACCCTATATTTAGCGCGGTTGAAGAGTTTGTAACGAGTCAAGTTGTAAGCAAAGATATTATGGATGAAATGATAGCATTAACAAGAGAATCGTATCGTGTGTTCGAAACGTTAATTGAAGAAGGAATGGCGTCAGGAGAATTCCGTCAAGATGATGTACGGGATCTTATGTATATCGTAAATGGTTTATTATCTGGTCTTGGCGTTCTTTACTACGAAGTAGATTCTACAGAAATGAAACGAATTTATAAAAAAGCAATTGATGTATTGTTACAAGGAATGGCAGCTGAATAATCAGCAGCTTTTCTTCTGCATTAAAATAGACTGAACGGTCGGTTTAAAAAGTGGGGAGATATAATGAAAGATTTATTAAAAAATCGAGCATTTATGCTCGTTATGATTTCTGATATTTTACAGCAGTTTGCAATTTGGATTCGGAATATGGCACTTTTGTATTTTGTGATGGAGCAAACAAATAATGATCCTGTTTCTGTTTCATTATTATCTGTTATGGAATATGCGCCAATTTTTATCTTTTCCTTTATCGGCGGAGCACTAGCAGATCGTTGGAACCCGAAGCGAACGATGGTAGCTGGAGATATGTTAAGTATGTTATCTATCATTGGGATTGTCTTATTATTAAAAGTTAACTATTGGGAAGCTATATTTTTTATAACGTTTGTTTCAGCGGTCGTCGGCCAATTTTCACAACCTTCATCATCGCGTGTGTTTAAGCGTCATGTAGAAGAGAAACAAGTTGCAACCGCTATTGCAATGAGTCAAAGTTTACAGTCAATATTCCTTATTTTTGGGCCAGTTGTAGGGACAATTGTTTATACTCAGCTTGGACTTTTTGTTTCACTATATAGTTTAATTGGTTTATTTATGTTATCTGCTATCTGTCTTTCATTTTTGCCAAAGTGGATGGAAAAAGAAAAACCTGCACGCGTTTCATTATGGAATGATATAAAAGAAGGATGGAAATATGTTCTTCAAACAAAAAATCTATTGATGATTGCGATTGCTTTTTCTATTATTGGTTTAGCAGTTGGGTTAACACAACCACTAGAAGCGTTTCTTGTTATTGAGCGATTAGGGATGGAAAAGGAAGCTGTGCAATATTTAACAGCTGCTGATGGAATGGGTATGTTAATCGGAGGCGTGGTGGCAGCAGTATTTGCTTCGAAAGTAAATCCGAAAAAAATGTTTGTATTTGGTATGACAGTCTTGGCCATTTCGTTTCTTGTTGAGGGCCTATCTACATCGTTTTGGCTCACTAGTATGATGCGATTTGGAACAGGGATTTGTTTAGCATGCGTTAATATTGTTGTTGGAACGCTTATGATTCAAATGGTACCAGAAAATATGGTGGGGCGTGTAAATGGTACCATTTTACCGTTATTCATGGGTACCATGTTAATTGGAACCTCTTTAGCCGGAGGATTGAAGGAACTGACATCACTCATTGTTGTATTTTGTATAGCGATGCTTTTCATTTTACTTGCAATTGTACCGATATTACGAATGAACATGGAAGAAAAGCATGAGGCGTAGTAAAGGCACTTTAAAATCTAATTTTAACAATACTCCAACAGAAGTTCTCTTCCTCAAGCAGGTGCAGGGCATGAATGGGGGGGCTTACTGCCCTCTAATGCGGGATAAATACAATCCGAGTTGAGCGCTTGCGTTCCGTTTAGCTGAAGTGTTAGGCACAATCGTTGATAAGTTGTTTCTATCTAAATATATAGAAGATGAAAATATAAAAAATGTCCCATTCTATATGAATGGGACATTTTTTATATTATAACGTTTCTGATTTTGGCGCAGGTGGTGTAACGGAAGCTGTGTCTTCTGGTACGCGTGTTAATATAAATCCACCGATAATAAATAGAATGATAATGCTTAGTACACCAGCATTTGTTTTCCCTGTTAGTTGAGTTGTTACACCGACTAGAACAG
This region includes:
- a CDS encoding ABC transporter permease; the encoded protein is MNMQNQKRSNITITTIWIILLIAIWEGSVSLFKIEPWILPKPSAIVQELIAMKDLLLPNTVQTLQEVVIGLFFAILLGTSIAIIMDVIPLFRILINPLLVISQTIPIVVLAPLFIIWFGYGMLPKVMVVILVCFFPIALSILEGFQTVDKNMLKLLQTMRATKWQVYQKVKFPAVLPYFFSGLKIAVTYSVMGAIIGEWLGASEGLGVMLTRATKSFLTARVFGIATIIVMVTLLLYSIVEFMARLTAPWIYRRDDKK
- a CDS encoding ABC transporter substrate-binding protein codes for the protein MKKGLKVMLAALLAVGVVGCSTAKKEESADKEKKVKVVLDWFPNTNHTGLYVAKTKDYYKKQGLDVEIIQPGDNVSAEQMIASGKADFGVSYQENVTSARVEGIPVVSIGAIIQHNTSAFASLKKDNITSPKDFEGKRYGGWGAPAEEATLKTIMNKHNADFNKVEKIVLGQTDFFKSIGRDADFEWIYYGWDGIEAKRQGKELNTVMVKDLDPALDFYSPVIITSEKHTKQDKDFVKKFMTATAEGYNFAIKEPKESADILIKNVPDINKELVQESQKWLSTKYQDDAKAWGVQKEEVWTNYMNFLHDNKVIKKKIDVNAAFTNEFLPSEK
- a CDS encoding ABC transporter ATP-binding protein; translation: MSGLQIKDVVKAFDGKNVLEKISASIQEGEFVSFVGPSGCGKSTLLNMIASIEEMTSGEVVYNDVPVKKQDIVSYMPQQDLLLPWRSALQNIVLPLEIDGKAKKERFAEGMEALKQFGLSEYANHYPDALSGGMRQRISFLRTYLCEKPIMLLDEPFGKLDAFTKMEVHRWLLDSWHQEKQTIIMVTHDLDEAILLSDRVFIMSQRPATLVGEVNVNLPRPRTMDMLTSLELKEDKAEILGILAPYMRK
- a CDS encoding ABC-F family ATP-binding cassette domain-containing protein; the encoded protein is MSVLTVENLTHTYGDKTIFYNACFRLLKGEHIGLVGSNGAGKSTLLRLLTGEILPDAGKIEWFPHVKIGFLQQHIDLQAGTTIEEYLRSAFSHLYTVEREMMVIAEKMSEATELEKLLVQYGELQSVLESSDFYQVHTKIEEVAAGLGLLDLGMNKDVTKLSGGQRTKLLLGKLLLEQPQVLLLDEPTNYLDTVHIEWLTSYLRAYEHAYIVVSHDEVFLNKITNVIYHLEGQRIDRYIGNYEVFLQSYQQRKQQLQAAYERQREEIGKLEVFIQKNKNRNAKQAKSREKVLDKIKRIGKPNTVPQLRFQFQVHTDPVSRILQASQIQIGYTEPLFPPFDLQIKRGEKIAIVGHNGIGKTTMLKTLLGYVKPLGGAVCAGERVKPAYFAQEELAVELTPLEQVWSDRPDMTQKEIRQSLARCGLKEDHIRQPLCFLSGGEQTKVRLCELMLTESNVLILDEPTNHLDIHAKEALQEALKQYKGTVLLVSHEPSFYESWVTRVWDMESRSFM
- a CDS encoding MetQ/NlpA family ABC transporter substrate-binding protein, coding for MKKLLLSIVSGAVLLLGACSADAGKEAKALDEKKITVGVTGGPHEQIFEKVKEVAAKDGLQLELKVFNDYVMPNVSLDEKDIDVNSFQTKTYFDAFKEERKMELTAVFSTVTFPMGVYSKQIKDVKDLKDGDAIAVPNDPTNELRALKLFEKAGVLKVDPKATEKATAKDVIENPKNLKIIELEASQLPTQLNEVKAAAINTNFALGAKLHPAKDSIFREGKDSPYVNWVVVRTENKDDAAVKKLKKAYQSKEVKEFIEKKFDGSVLPSW
- a CDS encoding ATP-binding cassette domain-containing protein, with translation MIELKNVSKIFTTKKGDVEALKPTSFRVKKGEVFGIIGYSGAGKSTLIRCVNVLEKPTTGHVIVNGNDLTALSTKELAKARQKIGMIFQGFNLLKTVNVYENIALPLRLTGISKTEIENRVEKYLRMVGLFDRKDAYPNELSGGQKQRVAIARALSHEPEVLLSDEATSALDPETTESILDLLLEINEKIGITILLITHEMNVIQRICDRVAVMEHGAVVESGTVKEVFTNPQHATTEKFVNSAFAAKIPAALQSELKDTGEIVTLSFIGNSSGEPALAVATKRFQVYPNILSGNITQLKHEAYGKLIVHMQGEKSEVHRALVFLQEQGIIVEGGREEHGKQILFG
- a CDS encoding methionine ABC transporter permease; protein product: MESKSFLAEWGKIIWEATIQTFQMTSISLLISIIIALPLGVTLVLTRPGGQHENKLVYPILNTVINIIRSVPFIILLFFILPFTKLIMGTSIGVKGVIVPLVVFTAPYIARLMETALLEVDRGVIEAYQAMGISTVKIIWHVMVREARPSLVLGLTIATIGLIGATAMAGLVGAGGLGDLAYRFGHLRYEPEVMYATVFILIILVQGLQSFGNGIARKLKKD
- a CDS encoding thioredoxin family protein; translation: MHFIKTENCGVCDVMLEKVSRFLKQYQNVVNIVLSLQDMKEISAKYLVFTAPTVLLFYEGKEILRESRFISLEKIDRKLQLFQ
- a CDS encoding histidine kinase, whose protein sequence is MKKTPKVKNKGEIALFLIAAGAVVIVKFAFKVGIIHTIRMWFENIF
- a CDS encoding TetR/AcrR family transcriptional regulator produces the protein MRKSAEEIKKEIAYQAEVLFSQKGYAATSMEDICEITERSKGSIYYHFKSKEELFLFVVKQHTYDWLEKWTEKEKQYRTSTEKLYGLAEYHVEDTQHPIFSAVEEFVTSQVVSKDIMDEMIALTRESYRVFETLIEEGMASGEFRQDDVRDLMYIVNGLLSGLGVLYYEVDSTEMKRIYKKAIDVLLQGMAAE
- a CDS encoding MFS transporter, producing MMKDLLKNRAFMLVMISDILQQFAIWIRNMALLYFVMEQTNNDPVSVSLLSVMEYAPIFIFSFIGGALADRWNPKRTMVAGDMLSMLSIIGIVLLLKVNYWEAIFFITFVSAVVGQFSQPSSSRVFKRHVEEKQVATAIAMSQSLQSIFLIFGPVVGTIVYTQLGLFVSLYSLIGLFMLSAICLSFLPKWMEKEKPARVSLWNDIKEGWKYVLQTKNLLMIAIAFSIIGLAVGLTQPLEAFLVIERLGMEKEAVQYLTAADGMGMLIGGVVAAVFASKVNPKKMFVFGMTVLAISFLVEGLSTSFWLTSMMRFGTGICLACVNIVVGTLMIQMVPENMVGRVNGTILPLFMGTMLIGTSLAGGLKELTSLIVVFCIAMLFILLAIVPILRMNMEEKHEA